The genomic DNA TCCCGAGTGGGAGAAGCGCAATGTCAAAACGATGGCCCTGAGCGTTGATTCAGCCGAAAGCCACACCGGCTGGATCTGTGACATCAACGAAACCCAGCAGACCAGCGTCGACTATCCGATCCTGGCGGATGCGGACAAAAAGGTGAGCGATCTCTACGGAATGATCCACCCCAATTCGCTCAACAACCTGACCGTGCGCTCGGTGTTCATCATCGACCCAAATAAAAAGCTGCGCCTGCAGATCACCTATCCCGCCAGCACCGGCCGCAATTTCAATGAAATTCTGCGGGTGATCGATTCCCTGCAACTCACCGACAACCACCAGGTCGCCACCCCGGTGAACTGGCAGGACGGCCAGGATTGCGTTGTGGTGCCCTCGATCCCCACGGAAGAAGCCCGCGGCAAGTTCCCCAAGGGGGTCACTGAGATCAAGCCCTACCTGCGCATGACCCCCCAGCCCAACCGGTAGGTAGCCGCTGCATGCGGGTTCTGGGCTTGATGAGCGGCACCAGCGCCGATGGCGTTGATGCCGTGCTGGCCAACTTCGCGGGGCCCCTAGGGCGGCCCCGCTGGAAAATATTGGGGCGGGCGGCGATTACCTATCCAGCCGCCCTCCGCCAACAAATTGTGGCCGTGGGCCAGGGCGAACCCACCAGCGCCTCGGCCCTATTGGAATTGGCCGAAGAGCTCACCAACCAGCACGCCCTCGCGGCCCGCTCCTGTGACCCCACGGGCCAGGCCCAACTGGTTGGCTGCCACGGCCAAACCCTCTGGCACAGGCCGCCAGGGCCCGAGCGCCTTGGCGCCAGCTGGCAACTACTTAGGGCACCCCAGCTGGCCCAGCAGCTGAACAGGCCGGTGGTGTTCGATTTTCGCAGCGCCGATTTGGCCCTTGGCGGCCAGGGGGCACCCCTGGTACCGGCGGCAGATGCTGCCCTACTGCCTGCCATTGGCGGCTGGCGGGCCCTGCTCAACCTGGGCGGCATTGCCAACCTGACCCTGCTGCCACCGGCCCAGGGGCCTGAGGCCAGAGCGTCAGTTTTGGGCTGGGATTGCGGCCCGGCCAACAGCCTGGTGGACATGGCCGTACAACGCTTTAGTGCTGGTGAGCAAGGTTTTGATGAAGGTGGCCTCTGGGCCGCCAAGGGGCAGGTGGATTGGGGAGTAATCGAGGAATGGCTCCAGGAGCCCTATTTCCAACAAGTGCCACCCAAATCCACGGGCCGGGAAAAATTTGGCCAATCCGACCTGGAACAGCGCCTGGCCAGACTGGAAAAGGCCAGCCAGCTCGATGCGGCCGATGCGATCGCCACCCTCACGGCCTTCACTGCTGCGGTGGTGGCCCAGGACCTGGCCCTGGCACCTCCGGCCCTAGAGCTGCTGGTGGCCGGGGGTGGGGCCCGAAACCCCGTGCTGATGGCCCAGCTACGCAGCAGGTGCCGCGGCCTGGCGGTCGAATCCATGGCGGGGCTGGGGATTGGGGAGGGCGACCGGGAGGCCCTGGCCTTTGCCCTACTGGCCTGGTGGCAACTGAAAGGCCATCCAGGCAACTTGCCCTCGGTTACAGGGGCAACACGGCCAAGCGTGCTCGGGGTCTGCGTAAGGCCCGGCTAGGCCAAGAGACTGGCTAGGCCAAGAGGCTGGCTAGCTGGGGCGCAGCAGGCGCAGCCGCCTGGGGGCACCCCGCAGCCGCTGGGGCTGCTGCCGTTCCTGTTGCTCGAGGGCTTGGCGAAACTGCTGGGAATCGGCCAATACGGCAGGGGCCTGGCCCATGGGCGCAGGGCGGGCCCGCTCGAGGCGCTCCACCCCTTGCTGGATCAGCACCTTGGCCATGTTGCTGACCGTGCGGGATTCGCCCTCGGCCAAATCGGCCAAACGCTGGCAAAGCTCTTCAGGCAGCACCACCTGGACCCTGGGGGATTTGGGGCGGCCACTGGAGGAGGTCTGCCTAGTCGCCACGCACTGGTTGGGCCTTTGGGATACCCCGAAGTGTACAGAGATGCGCAAGGGTAGTATCCACGACTATGATTGAGCCATAAACGCCCGCCAACCCTGGAGGCCATTCCGTGGCACGCACCCTCACCCCAGCCGTCAAAGCTTCTGCCCCCGCCATGCGCAGCCGCAAGCGCACCAGCACCGAGCGCAGTGATGTGCTGGTTTCAGCGGTGATCAGCACCTACCTGCTCACCCACCTGCACCACGTGCTGCAACGGGCCGAATACGGGGCCGACCAGGAGGGGCGCCAGGCCCTCGCCGCCAACTATGCGGAGCTGCGCAAGGTGCTTTGCCTCGACGCCCGCAGCATGGAAGATGCCTCCGCCTGGGGTACGCCAGAAAGCGAAGCAGCTGTTGCCGCCTGAGGGCAGGCTTAATAGGGTTGGCCAGTCCTGGCCCCCTTCCATGCCCGAGCTAATCAGCGACGCTGCCCAAACCGGCAACGCCGCCGCCCTCTACGGCCACATCAGCTCCGATAGCGAGCTCACCCAGGCGCTCTTTAGGCAGGCCCTCCAGGATCCCAATGGGGCCCTGGAGCGGATCGTTGCCATCGGCGAGCAAGTCGGACTATCGGTCACGGGCGATGAGGTGAAGGCCCACATCGCCTCCCTCGATGACAGTGCCAGCAAGCTTTGGCTGCTGAAGGCCCGCGGGGGCCTCTGATGTGCGGGGGCGCTGGGCAGGCCTGCCCAGCCCGCCGCCCTGGGCCCAACTGAAGAAGAGCCAGTAGCTCACGATCGCCAGACCGGCGGCCACCACCAGGGCCGCCACCTGCTCAATGCGCTTGATCATGGCTGCCGCACCGGTTTGCGTGGTTTGAGTCTGCCCGAAGCCCTAAAAAGCCGAAAAGGCCAACAGGGATGATGGGGTTCGGCTGATAACAGCCCCCTTCGCCACTCCGTCAGGCTCCGTGCTCCGTCTCGAACGCATCGGCAAGATTTATCCCACCGGTGAGGTGCTGCGAGATGTCACCTGGGAAGTTAAAGCCGGAGACCGGATTGGCCTGGTAGGGGTCAACGGGGCCGGCAAATCGACCCAGATGAAAATCATTGCCGGCCTGGAGGAACCCAGCAGCGGCCTGGTGGTGCGCCAGGGTGAGCCCCGCATTGCCTACCTCCAGCAGGAGTTCGATGTGGATCCCGAGCGCAGCGTGCGCCAGGAACTATTCCAAGCCTTCGGTGAGGCCGCTGAGGTGCTCGACCGGCAAAAGGCCGTAGAAGATGCCATGGGCAGCAACAGGGCCGCCAGCGACCCGGACCATCTCGACGAGCTGATCCATGAATTGGGTCACTTGCACAGCCGCTTTGAGGCTCTACACGGCTACGAACTGGAAGCCCGAATCGATAAGTTGTTGCCCACCATTGGCTTCAGTGCCGAGGGGGCGGAACAACTAGTAGGCGACTATTCGGGCGGCTGGCAGATGCGCATTGCCCTGGGGAAAATCCTCCTGCAGGAGCCCGACTTACTGCTACTCGATGAACCAACCAACCACCTAGACGTCGAGACGATCCAGTGGCTGGAGGGCTACCTGGTGGAGCAAAGCGCAGCTTTGGTGGTCATCAGCCACGACCGCACCTTCCTGGATCGGATCTGCAACCAAATCGTGGAAACCGAGCGCGGCATCTCCCGCTCCTACCTCGGCAATTACAGCGCCCACCTGGAGCAAAAAGCCTTCGAGCGGGAAGCCAACCAGGCGGCCTTCGACCGTCAGCAAAAGGAGCTGAGTAGCCAACAGGCCTACATCGACCGCTTCCGGGCCAGCGCCACCCGCTCCACCCAGGCAAAGAGCCGGGAAAAATTGCTCGACAAAGTCGAGCGGCTCGAGGCCCCCATGGAGGGTGTGGGCGGACCACGCTTTCGCTTCCCCGATGCACCCCGCTCCGGGCGATTGGTGGCTGAAATCAGTGACCTCAGCCACAGCTATGGCGATCAAATTCTGTTTCTTGGCGCCGAATTGCAGGTGGAGAGGGGCGATCGGATTGCCTTTGTGGGCCCCAATGGGGCAGGCAAATCCACCCTCCTGCGCCTGGTGATGGGGTTAGAGCAGCCCGATGGCGGCCTGGCTGGCCTGGGGGAACACAACGTGGTGGCTGGCTATTTCGAGCAAAACCAAGCCGAAGCCCTCGACCTCTCCAAAACCGTTATTGACACGATCTTTGAGGTGGTGCCGGATTGGACCCAAACCCAGGTGCGCTCCCTACTGGGCAGCTTCTGCTTCAGCAATGAATCGGTCTTCAAGGAGGCCGGCAAGCTCTCCGGAGGCGAAAAAGCAAGGCTGGCCCTGGCCCTGATGCTGCTGACCCCCTGCAACCTGCTGGTGCTCGACGAGCCCACTAACCACCTGGATATTCCGGCCAAACAGATGCTCGAAGACGCCCTGATCGACTACGAGGGCGGAGCGCTGCTGGTCTCCCACGACCGCTATTTCATCTCAAGGGTGGCCAACAAAATCGTCGAGATTCGCGAGGGCGAGCTGGTGCCCTATCTCGGCGACTACGCCTACTACCAGGAGAAGAAGGCCGAAGAGGCTGAATTGGCCGTGACGGAGCAGGCCGAGAAGGCCAAGGCCGCCAAGCAGACCGCGAACCGCCAAAAGCAGCAGTCAAAAAAGTCGGGCCAGAAGACGGGGCAGAAGTCGGTCCCAAAGGCTGAGGCCGCCTAAAGCCAGCTGGGGCAAGGGCTAAACCCGCCGCGCCTACACACAACTTCACGGATTGGTAGTAGCAAACACTTATTTGACTGGTGTCAAGCGCTTGGTGTGCATAGCCTGACAACAACAACCCGCTCCGAAGGCCATGACCCGCTTTTCAGGATTCGCCAGCAGCTCCGCCGCCGGCCACAATTCCGGGTCCGCGAGCATGGCCCAGCCGGCGGCGGCGGAGTCCAACGGGGATGCCATGGAGGATTACTTCGAGTGCATCACCACCTGCTCCCTGGACGACGGCATCTGTATCACAGAATGCGTAACCGCCTTCCGCGAGAAGAACTAAGGCGCCCTGTCGCAACCGCTACGACATGAACTGAAACACTTTGTATTGTTTGGTCAGTTCGTCGCCACCGCGAAGATCGCCATGACCGAACCACTCGCCCTCAGCCTCGGCCAAAAATTTGAGCTTGAGCGCATGAGCCGGGCCATCGACTCCACCGCCGACCTCAAAACCCTCCAGGGCCTGGCCAAGCAGTTGCTTCAGGCCTGGCAAAGCCAGAGGGCGGCCACCGAATGGGTTATGCGCCAACAGCTGGGCTACCAAGCCACCGTTTCGCCGCCCCTGACCTAGCGAGATCGAGGGGGGCTTAAGCTTTGTAAAGTTTATTATCAGGCCATGGACACCGGGAGATTGCTTCTTGCATTTCTTGCATTCGGAGCAGCCTGCACAACCCTTTGGGCCTGGATGCTTGCCAACGCCGGCAGCCCCTCAACAAACCAGGTCGAGTCATGATGGTTGCGGCCATGTCCCCCCAGCTGGCGGCCGCCCCGAGGCCATGAACGCCTTCCTTTCCCAAATCCTGCCCCTGCTCTACGGCCTCAGCTTTTTGATCCTGCTCTGGCAGGCCTTCAAGGTGATGGCCCAGGGCTTCAAGGCAGTGCCAAGACCCGGCGACAAAGTCACTGGCCCCACTGGCCTGGATCGCACTGGAATGGTCACCATCCACCCCGAGCTGCTGGATGCGGAAGGTCAGATCACCCAGGAAGATCTGCTCACCGTGCGCTTCAGCGGCGACAACGAGAAGTGGGTCCTGCCCAAGGAAAGCCCCGATTAATCCTTTCCCAAAAGCAGGGATCCTGATCAAGCTGGATGGCACTCGATAGGCTCTCTAATAAGCAACTGTGTTTGTCGAGGATTGACGGTGGATCAACGGACCAAAATCGTGGCGGCTGTGCTCAGTACCCTCAAGCTGCCGCCTCGTTTTCGGCTCAAGCTCGTCAAGGATGATCCGATCCGCCTCGAGCTCAGCATTACGCCCGCCTACGGCAAGGAGCCAATTCTCGTGGGAATTGTGGAGTCCCAGGACCTGGTGGCCCGCAGGGATCGGGAAGGCCGCGTCCCCAGGGACCTGCAGGGCACCTGGGACTGGACCGTGCGCCACGGCAAAGTCAGCACCGGTGGCTGGAACCCCTTCATGAAGGAAGCCCTGCAAACCATGTTTGAAACGGGCCTGCCCGCCATCGTCTACGAAGAACTGACCGGCGAGGCCTACCACCCAGTAGATGGCATCCGCCACGTGCGCTAGCCACCGGGGTCAGCCCCTACCGATTGATCGGCTGCTGGGCGATCTGCAGGCGGCCCTAACGCCTGGCTCGACCCTGCTGCTTCAGGCACCGCCTGGGGCAGGTAAAACCACCCGAGTGCCCCTTGCCCTACGCGCACAACT from Cyanobium sp. WAJ14-Wanaka includes the following:
- a CDS encoding peroxiredoxin, coding for MVIQLGDTVPDFTQDSQLGPINLYDFAGDSWVVLFSHPADYTPVCTTELGEVSRLRPEWEKRNVKTMALSVDSAESHTGWICDINETQQTSVDYPILADADKKVSDLYGMIHPNSLNNLTVRSVFIIDPNKKLRLQITYPASTGRNFNEILRVIDSLQLTDNHQVATPVNWQDGQDCVVVPSIPTEEARGKFPKGVTEIKPYLRMTPQPNR
- a CDS encoding anhydro-N-acetylmuramic acid kinase, with translation MRVLGLMSGTSADGVDAVLANFAGPLGRPRWKILGRAAITYPAALRQQIVAVGQGEPTSASALLELAEELTNQHALAARSCDPTGQAQLVGCHGQTLWHRPPGPERLGASWQLLRAPQLAQQLNRPVVFDFRSADLALGGQGAPLVPAADAALLPAIGGWRALLNLGGIANLTLLPPAQGPEARASVLGWDCGPANSLVDMAVQRFSAGEQGFDEGGLWAAKGQVDWGVIEEWLQEPYFQQVPPKSTGREKFGQSDLEQRLARLEKASQLDAADAIATLTAFTAAVVAQDLALAPPALELLVAGGGARNPVLMAQLRSRCRGLAVESMAGLGIGEGDREALAFALLAWWQLKGHPGNLPSVTGATRPSVLGVCVRPG
- a CDS encoding ribbon-helix-helix domain-containing protein, which codes for MATRQTSSSGRPKSPRVQVVLPEELCQRLADLAEGESRTVSNMAKVLIQQGVERLERARPAPMGQAPAVLADSQQFRQALEQQERQQPQRLRGAPRRLRLLRPS
- a CDS encoding ABC-F family ATP-binding cassette domain-containing protein produces the protein MLRLERIGKIYPTGEVLRDVTWEVKAGDRIGLVGVNGAGKSTQMKIIAGLEEPSSGLVVRQGEPRIAYLQQEFDVDPERSVRQELFQAFGEAAEVLDRQKAVEDAMGSNRAASDPDHLDELIHELGHLHSRFEALHGYELEARIDKLLPTIGFSAEGAEQLVGDYSGGWQMRIALGKILLQEPDLLLLDEPTNHLDVETIQWLEGYLVEQSAALVVISHDRTFLDRICNQIVETERGISRSYLGNYSAHLEQKAFEREANQAAFDRQQKELSSQQAYIDRFRASATRSTQAKSREKLLDKVERLEAPMEGVGGPRFRFPDAPRSGRLVAEISDLSHSYGDQILFLGAELQVERGDRIAFVGPNGAGKSTLLRLVMGLEQPDGGLAGLGEHNVVAGYFEQNQAEALDLSKTVIDTIFEVVPDWTQTQVRSLLGSFCFSNESVFKEAGKLSGGEKARLALALMLLTPCNLLVLDEPTNHLDIPAKQMLEDALIDYEGGALLVSHDRYFISRVANKIVEIREGELVPYLGDYAYYQEKKAEEAELAVTEQAEKAKAAKQTANRQKQQSKKSGQKTGQKSVPKAEAA
- a CDS encoding DUF2973 domain-containing protein, which gives rise to MNAFLSQILPLLYGLSFLILLWQAFKVMAQGFKAVPRPGDKVTGPTGLDRTGMVTIHPELLDAEGQITQEDLLTVRFSGDNEKWVLPKESPD